A region of Ictalurus furcatus strain D&B chromosome 1, Billie_1.0, whole genome shotgun sequence DNA encodes the following proteins:
- the LOC128609919 gene encoding src-like-adapter, whose translation MGNMPAILKSREDFVQTTTTANLPSSVSEKEPAVVLSDYPPPEICEPLFRTGDWLRLVSEEGYWVKVYSLQTREENYIPRCHVAKVYHGWLFEGVARQKAEELLQLPGNRVGSFMVRESRRGVYSLSVRQRAIVHYRIRRLPNNWYFISPRLTFQCLEDLVNHYSDIADGLCCILTGPCLAAPDPARISQSAPILRPHSINWTTVDRMELDQQNTTGASAQRESYISAGLQDSVSSYLSLAGVEEKNRHSRKRKKWRSINTFSSRRMYSAVTEEEDNEEDY comes from the exons ATGGGTAATATGCCGGCGATACTGAAGTCTAGAGAGGACTTCGTACAGACTACGACCACTGCCAATCTTCCATCAAGCG TAAGTGAAAAGGAGCCAGCAGTGGTGTTGAGTGACTATCCTCCCCCTGAAATTTGCGAGCCCCTGTTCAGGACAGGAGACTGGCTGAGACTCGTTTCTGA AGAGGGCTACTGGGTGAAGGTTTACTCTCTCCAGACAAGAGAAGAAAACTACATCCCACGCTGTCATGTAGCTAAGGTTTACCATGG GTGGTTGTTTGAAGGTGTTGCACGACAAAAAGCCGAAGAGCTGCTTCAGCTGCCTGGGAACAGAGTCGGGTCTTTTATGGTCAGAGAGAGCAGAAGAG GTGTGTATAGCTTGTCTGTGCGCCAAAGAGCTATAGTGCATTACCGGATACGCCGTCTGCCAAACAACTGGTACTTCATTTCTCCACGGCTAACGTTCCAGTGCCTAGAGGACCTGGTCAACCACTACTCTG acatagcAGATGGTCTGTGTTGTATACTCACTGGTCCTTGCCTGGCAGCCCCTGACCCAGCACGCATCTCTCAGTCTGCTCCTATACTGAGACCTCACAGCATTAACTGGACGACAGTGGACAG AATGGAGCTTGACCAGCAGAATACCACTGGCGCCTCTGCACAACGGGAATCTTACATCAGTGCTGGACTGCAGGACAGTGTATCATCCTATCTCTCTCTGGCAGGAGTGGAAGAGAAAAATAGGCAtagcaggaagaggaagaagtggAGATCtatcaacacattttcaagTCGACGTATGTACAGTGCGGTTACAGAGGAAGAGGACAACGAGGAGGactattaa